A part of Kitasatospora acidiphila genomic DNA contains:
- a CDS encoding (2Fe-2S)-binding protein yields MAAFQAVTRRGPRALWGMVADDLVSGIWYLGRMLDREEHAAARAAELLPGGTAPLHGPAGFRRLPAGELTRTRAGCCMYYAIRPAEACLTCPRVGDAERSRRLTA; encoded by the coding sequence GTGGCCGCCTTCCAGGCCGTCACCCGTCGCGGCCCGCGCGCCCTGTGGGGCATGGTGGCGGACGACCTGGTCTCCGGCATCTGGTACCTGGGCCGGATGCTCGACCGCGAGGAGCACGCCGCCGCGCGGGCGGCCGAGCTGCTGCCCGGCGGCACGGCCCCGCTGCACGGCCCGGCGGGCTTCCGCCGGTTGCCGGCCGGGGAGTTGACCAGGACCCGAGCCGGCTGCTGCATGTACTACGCGATCCGCCCCGCGGAGGCCTGCCTGACCTGCCCGCGCGTCGGCGACGCGGAACGGAGCCGGCGGCTCACCGCCTGA
- a CDS encoding helical backbone metal receptor, translating into MTASLIDDLGHPVPLRGPVRRVVSLVPSLTEAVAVTAPGLLVGATDWCSHPVGLEVARIGGTKNPDLAAVQALRPDLVIANEEENRAPDLAALRAAGVPVHVTEVRSLDQAFRSLDRLLTAACGLPRPAWLARAERAWAQLPPPTGPARRAVVPIWRRPWMVLGRDTFAGDLLRRLGVRNAYEAHPDRYPAIKLPELLAVEPELVVLPDEPYRFTANDGPEAFPGIPAALLSGRHLTWYGPSLLEAPTVLGEQLRR; encoded by the coding sequence GTGACCGCTTCCCTCATCGATGACCTCGGCCACCCCGTCCCGCTGCGCGGCCCCGTGCGGCGGGTGGTGTCGCTGGTGCCCTCCCTCACCGAGGCGGTGGCCGTGACCGCGCCCGGCCTGCTGGTCGGCGCCACCGACTGGTGCAGTCACCCGGTGGGCCTGGAGGTCGCGCGGATCGGTGGCACCAAGAATCCGGATCTGGCGGCGGTTCAGGCGCTGCGGCCGGATCTGGTGATCGCCAATGAGGAGGAGAACCGGGCGCCCGACCTGGCCGCGCTGCGGGCGGCGGGGGTGCCGGTCCATGTCACCGAGGTGCGCTCACTCGACCAGGCGTTCCGCTCGCTGGACCGCCTGCTCACCGCGGCCTGCGGGCTGCCGCGGCCGGCCTGGCTGGCGCGGGCGGAGCGGGCCTGGGCACAGCTGCCGCCACCGACCGGTCCGGCGCGCCGGGCGGTGGTGCCGATCTGGCGGCGGCCGTGGATGGTGCTCGGCCGCGACACCTTCGCGGGCGATCTGCTGCGGCGGCTCGGGGTGCGGAATGCGTACGAGGCGCACCCGGACCGCTACCCGGCCATCAAGCTGCCCGAACTGCTGGCGGTCGAGCCGGAGTTGGTGGTGCTGCCGGACGAGCCGTACCGGTTCACGGCCAACGACGGTCCGGAGGCTTTCCCCGGCATCCCGGCCGCGCTGCTGAGCGGGCGCCATCTCACCTGGTACGGGCCGTCGTTGTTGGAGGCCCCGACCGTGCTGGGGGAACAACTCAGGCGGTGA
- the ku gene encoding non-homologous end joining protein Ku produces MARPIWTGTLSFGLVAVPVGLYSATEDHAVHFRQLQRGTSDRVRNQRVNERTGEEVGFRDIVKGYELAEGEYVVVEPEELEQISPGRSKSLDISGFVDLGQIDPIYFDKTYYLGPRGAEYAKVYGLLHRALAETNRAGLASFVMRGKQYLAAVRVEGDVLVLQTMHYADEVRDPHREIDNLPDQPVTPSEKELAVACQLIDALSTDWEPDSYHDSYTAQVRELVEAKLEGKEVVVAEPAPESTNVVDLMAVLERSLKQAGESGGQQEEPKAAGKKASGQKAAAPAQQAEEPPAEAAGDLTQLSKAELYRLATEREVPGRSSMTRDQLLAALGEQAPKKRRLRAVS; encoded by the coding sequence ATGGCCAGACCGATCTGGACGGGCACGCTCAGCTTCGGGCTGGTCGCGGTGCCGGTGGGGCTCTACTCGGCCACCGAGGACCATGCCGTGCACTTCCGGCAGCTCCAGCGCGGCACCTCCGACCGGGTGCGCAACCAGCGGGTCAACGAGCGCACCGGCGAGGAGGTCGGCTTCCGCGACATCGTCAAGGGCTACGAGCTGGCCGAGGGCGAGTACGTGGTGGTGGAGCCGGAGGAACTGGAGCAGATCTCGCCCGGACGGTCCAAGTCGCTCGACATCAGCGGCTTCGTCGACCTGGGCCAGATCGACCCGATCTACTTCGACAAGACGTACTACCTCGGGCCGCGCGGCGCCGAGTACGCCAAGGTGTACGGGCTGCTGCACCGGGCGCTCGCCGAGACCAACCGGGCCGGGCTCGCCAGCTTCGTGATGCGCGGCAAGCAGTACCTGGCGGCGGTCCGGGTGGAGGGCGACGTGCTGGTGCTGCAGACCATGCACTACGCGGACGAGGTGCGCGATCCGCACCGCGAGATCGACAACCTGCCGGACCAGCCGGTGACGCCCTCGGAGAAGGAACTGGCGGTGGCCTGCCAGCTGATCGACGCGCTCAGCACCGACTGGGAGCCGGACTCCTACCACGACAGCTACACCGCCCAGGTCCGCGAACTGGTGGAGGCCAAGCTCGAAGGCAAGGAGGTGGTGGTCGCCGAGCCGGCGCCGGAGTCGACCAATGTGGTGGACCTGATGGCAGTGCTGGAGCGCAGCCTCAAGCAGGCCGGGGAGAGCGGCGGCCAGCAGGAGGAACCGAAGGCGGCCGGCAAGAAGGCCTCGGGGCAGAAGGCGGCCGCGCCCGCGCAGCAGGCCGAGGAGCCGCCCGCCGAAGCGGCGGGCGATCTGACGCAGCTGAGCAAGGCCGAGCTCTATCGGCTGGCGACCGAGCGCGAGGTGCCGGGCCGTTCGTCGATGACCCGGGACCAGCTGCTGGCCGCGCTGGGCGAGCAGGCGCCGAAGAAGCGCAGGCTGCGCGCGGTGTCGTAA
- a CDS encoding (2Fe-2S)-binding protein, with translation MTTDSAAVLRGVRALGPYFAVETGPVPPDGYRPLGALFATGPGAPLAVRIGEVAGKLRTAEPRVAASITHLGLAARFWSVTLGMLAVGGLVPEFDAERVHWRQPADGPLELWLPGSAAQPAGPAPAEDVHRAAVAGALAPLATAVQAVAPVADGLLAGNAASALVGTVRQMRRQLPAPDHRRVAAVAGELLAREPLLGTLRGDSLRRNSCCLYYRIPGGGLCGDCVFDRAPGSAVSPAAGVPGTSRPIR, from the coding sequence ATGACCACCGACTCCGCCGCCGTGCTCCGCGGCGTCCGCGCCCTCGGCCCCTACTTCGCCGTCGAGACCGGTCCCGTCCCGCCGGACGGGTACCGGCCGCTGGGTGCGCTCTTCGCGACCGGGCCGGGCGCGCCGCTGGCGGTGCGGATCGGGGAGGTCGCCGGGAAGCTGCGCACGGCGGAGCCGCGGGTGGCCGCGTCAATCACCCATCTGGGGCTCGCCGCCCGCTTCTGGTCGGTCACGCTGGGCATGCTGGCGGTCGGCGGGCTGGTGCCGGAGTTCGATGCGGAGCGGGTGCACTGGCGGCAGCCGGCGGACGGTCCGCTGGAGCTGTGGCTGCCGGGCTCGGCCGCGCAGCCGGCCGGCCCCGCACCCGCCGAGGACGTGCACCGGGCCGCGGTCGCCGGTGCGCTCGCGCCGCTGGCCACCGCCGTGCAGGCGGTCGCCCCCGTCGCGGACGGGCTGCTCGCGGGCAACGCGGCGTCCGCACTGGTCGGCACGGTGCGGCAGATGCGCCGGCAGCTTCCCGCGCCCGACCATCGCCGGGTGGCCGCCGTGGCCGGCGAGCTGCTGGCGCGCGAGCCGCTGCTCGGGACCCTGCGGGGCGATTCGCTGCGGCGGAACAGCTGCTGCCTCTACTACCGGATCCCGGGCGGCGGCCTGTGCGGTGACTGCGTCTTCGACCGCGCGCCCGGGAGCGCCGTCAGCCCCGCTGCGGGGGTGCCGGGAACGTCTCGTCCCATACGCTGA